The genomic window AAGGTTGATGCTTCAATGGGATAAGACGCCATAAGCCTACCCACATCCCCTTATCTTTATCCTTCCTGACGGTCAcattttctttaataaatttgAGAGATACTTCATCAACAACCATCAGAAAACAGAAGAGCTTCTTAGAACGAATATTTATATTCGATGGCTGATGAGGTACATCATATCCATCAAAAATCCCAGATGCAACCAAAAACCTACATCTCTTGACATATTCGATATCCACGGGATTCATGTCAGCACCTCCATTTTTCAGAAATCCACAGTGCACCTAAAAGGAGAATTTTATTACATTATAAAGCCCTTTAATTCTCTTTTCAACCATCTAAAAGGGGTAAGTAGGAGAGGGTTGATGCAAGAATGAGaaaattttcatccccaaaatagATGAAATCTAACAAATAATTAGGGGAAAaaatcttccttttttttttttaatctccaGGACCTAGACCATTATTATTTGCATTTGTTATCTACGTATATGAATACGACCAGGGGATTAAAAGCAGTAAAATATGTCCTACCTTCATACTTGGCTTCAAATTAAAATTCTCTTCTCTTTGCAGCCAGCTTTGGTTACCTCCAAATACTGCGAAGGATTGAGATCCATTGTTAACCAAATCCTCCTCCTCAATATAGGTTAGATTTTTAACAATTGCATCAGGTGTTCTTCCCTCTGGAATAACTATTTTGTCAGGGTCATCAGCTACCGGAATTGGACAACCTATTTCATTAACTTACAATCAATATCACTCATATTAAAACAGAGGTATCAACAGTTTGATGAAGACGAGCTAGCAATCTTACGATGTTCTGGTTTTGGAGCCAATCCAAGCAAGTCCATTGCGATGAACACCTTGCCCTCTTTGTTACACATAGCTGCATATGAAGGGAACATATTGTCTTAAACCAATAACAAAACGAGGTTACAATTTGCagaccaaaaattttagattgTTTAGGACAATTTTACTAATTATGGATGTAACCTTGACAAATGAGAAATGGTGACTAAATCGAAAATTAGTGAAGCACACAAAAAATGGAAGCAAAAGCAAATTCTGGCTTGTTTATAAACCTCCCTAATACAGAAAAGAAGCCTACCAATCTTTTTTCCAAGTATTTATctgattaattaattaacatgTACAAAAGATgatagtatatcaaatcaaactAACAGCATTTGTTAAGTAGTCTAAGTACACTACAGGCCAATGTTGAAACATAAATTTCAGTTAACTTTATAAATGACCAGTTGCTGGAGAAAAAAATTTGTACAATAGATCAGTATCCATTCATTCTCCTACGTTATACCTTTCCAGAAACTAACAGAAAGCCGACTATTTAAATCCAAACAAAGATAAAGTTACGTACATACCAATGTAAAGATGGATGAAACCGTACCTGacaagaaagaaattgaagattGGCATGACCAAACATGAAATAGCAATACAATAAGAATAAGTAGCATCCATAGAATGCCTGCTACAAGAACCAATCGAATAAACCCCTGCTTCCACACAATCTTGATTGGATTATCTTGTGgcaacctcattgaagaaaacaAGCCACTTTCATCATCTGCATCAAAACCCCACCAAAACTACATCTTGTCAAAGTGACCCCAAAATCAATAATCCATAAAATGAAGCCGGTAACAGAAACAATTTACACTCCATTCCTTAATGAATACAAAGATATACGATCATACAACATAAATCAATGCTATAACGGTAACCCTATTTTTCAGTTCATCAAGGGATGTGAAAATCGTATAGATTTTGCTTACCTTTAGCAAAAGGGCGTTGATTATTACGGTCTCCTCTACGGTTTAAACGAAAAGACTGAGGGCGTTGAAGCTTACTTTCCATTAGTACTCACTTACACCTCATAACCAATAAAAGAAAACTTCAAAAAGCCCGGCGGAAATGATCAAAATCAAACAGGGAAAGTTACTAATAAACTGCCATtatattaaatctaaaaaaaaaacttgaaacttCAACGAAATGTATCACAGATATGGAATCCAACAAAGCataaaaaagaaatagaaggGCAAAAATATTAATACCTATCAAAGTCAGAGGAATTCATATAGAAAAACAGATAAGCTAAACCAGGGAGAAAGAGGAAAGGAGGTAAAACAAAAGAGTGGGTGTTGATGTTCGTTTTGAGACTGAAATCTGAGAGaaagcaaaagaaaatataaatctCAAGTAACGCTGTTTAATGTGTCATGAATCATTGGGTATCTGAAAGAAACAGGGCTAACGACATCGTTTTATCTCATCACCAGAAAAGAGTGAATGAAGCAATAGCAATTTGGGCTCTGGGCTTCACCAGCCCAATTTTAAATTCCATCCAGCCTTGTTTTAGGCTAAAACGAATTCTCTCTTTAACGGTTCAATTCTCGTCTtggatataaaataattttaaaatttatggtcaACATCTATCAAAGATTATTCACTGAATTACCAAGGGCAAGCGACATAAAAAGCCACATAAGCATTGTTTATTAATTTGGCATTGATTAGCTTTGATCGGTCAACTTATCAACTTATAGTGTGAATCTTTTTGaacctttatatatttttaaatgctCTGCATTTATTTATGGGTAACTATTTgatacattaaaattttttaattccaCCAGTGGAGTTGTGATTTTATCATATGTCAAgtagtatttaaaattttaaaaataagtaaataggaCATGTAGTAAAATCTTAACCCGTTTATAAGGTTAAAAATTTCTATCAATGTGCaccaaataattatcattttataattatatataacttttgttttatataattgatatattataaaaattaaatttcataattttttaaagaaaattaactctctttttttagaattttttgtgaacttttatatgatttttgagcttttattttgatctctttaatatataaactttttttataaaatttttaagttttatacaattattatgttataaaaataaattttaataaataattttttaaaattatatattaaaaatataaatttttactttttattttttttgaattatttttgatATAAATAAACATTATGCCATGTGACGACTTTTAATCCGTTggtttttttaacaaatttaaacaaTTGGGTAATTtggtaacgaaaataaaatttaggtaccaattctaaaaaaaaagtttaaacactaagatttgaaaaatatataatttaaataccaatttatcattttattaaatttcttttcttatcttttatttttttaaaatttttaattttgtcatg from Gossypium hirsutum isolate 1008001.06 chromosome D12, Gossypium_hirsutum_v2.1, whole genome shotgun sequence includes these protein-coding regions:
- the LOC107945072 gene encoding probable hexosyltransferase MUCI70, whose amino-acid sequence is MESKLQRPQSFRLNRRGDRNNQRPFAKDDESGLFSSMRLPQDNPIKIVWKQGFIRLVLVAGILWMLLILIVLLFHVWSCQSSISFLSAMCNKEGKVFIAMDLLGLAPKPEHRCPIPVADDPDKIVIPEGRTPDAIVKNLTYIEEEDLVNNGSQSFAVFGGNQSWLQREENFNLKPSMKVHCGFLKNGGADMNPVDIEYVKRCRFLVASGIFDGYDVPHQPSNINIRSKKLFCFLMVVDEVSLKFIKENVTVRKDKDKGMWVGLWRLIPLKHQPYDEPRRNGKVPKILTHRLFPQAQYSIWIDGKMELIVDPLLILERYLWRDKHTYAIAQHKHHRSIYEEADANKRRKRYARPLIDLHMKIYYSEGMEPWSLKKNTISDVPEGAIIIREHTALNNLFNCLWFNEVNLFTPRDQLSFGYVVYRLKGLFKFFMFRNCEYYSLFILHPHTREHSSKVEWVKSLSEFKGSGSSMKESRGGFGLWTPYPKNLDSVTLPQVVRTSKAG